ATCACCAATTTCATATAACTGCAGACTAGTAGGTTCATCTTCTATGACATCTTCTCCAGAATCTTCTGAGTTTCCTGCAGACCTTGAGACTCCTTTTGCTTCTAAGAGTGCTTCGTAAAAAGCAGTGAAATAAAGACGTTCACCTCCATCTTTTTTAGTCCCTACATAACCACACTCTCTAACCAGGTCTGACTTGCTGACATCCCCAAGTGATTCAACTTTCTCTAATAACTCTTTCCCTGTAAGTCTTCCTGAAGAGATGTTGGAATCTTCTTTATCCTTCAACGCAATCATCAATCCTGCACCGACAACAACAGCAGTCGATCCAACAACAAGATCCTTATTAACTTTCAGCAGAGATAAACCAGTCGCAGTCGCAGCACCTATTCCTAAAGCAATCGCAGTATTTCTAAGTTTCATCTAGTCAGACTAGTTCTTCTAACTTTAAAGAGATCAACCAGTTCTTCAACGATTCAATTTTTACAAGTAATAAATCACTGACTTTGATTGAAGGTGTATAAAAAAGCAAGATATTTTGTACACCTTCACTTGGACCGATATGACTAATGTTTGGGTGTATTGGAATACTGTATAAAAATGATATTCAAATCAGATAAGGGAAAATCCTTTACGCAAGAGGAAGCAATAGATCTAATGGTTTCATTGAGTGCAACTGACGCAAATTCAGAAAAGAAGTGGAGAGGTTTCCATCTCTCTTTTAACGAATTCTTGGCATTAAGAAAGGGACCCTGCTGCATCAGCGACCTTGAGTCCCCTTCTTTCTCTGTCGACAGAACTAATACTGGTAAGGAGTTGTTCTGCTTTTGCTTTTCTAATCCAATCAACAAAGATAAGAATCGGAAATTATTCCTAATTAGCAATCAGCGTTAGCAATGCCCATACCAAGAACAGCACCTAAAGGAATAGACCATCCATAAGCATCTTTCTTAGATAGTGCAGCAGCAAGACCACCACCAAGCAATCCTCCTGTGGTTGCACTACTTGAACTACAACTTCCACCGCTGGATGTATAACTCCGAGAAACTAAAACTTGTCGGTGAGTTGGTCTGTAATACCTGCGATGAGTGTGAGGGGAAGAATGAGCGTGATTATGGTGATGACGATAATTACGAACTGGTGAATTCCAACTAAGTGAAGAGCAAGGGACTTCAACTTTATCCAGATAGGACTTCACATAACCTTTGGATGATCTTGTCCCAGCAACATATTCCTCTTTATAAATTTCCTTGTAGCAAGAGCGTTGAGTTGTATATCCCCTCTGGTGATGGTATCCTTCTGCCATTGCTGCCATGGGAGACAGAAGCATTGCAGTTAGAACTAATGGTTGGATTCTCATCGCTTACATTTACCTCTAATACAAACATAGGATTAGTCTTCCGTGATATCCAATAACTTAGACACTACATAAATTGATTGATCTATTGGAAGGCAGGACTTTTAAAAAAATATGGGTCTTCTCTACTTAAATTTTTTCCAGACTCAAATCAACCAACTGAAGCAAATACTGGGAGACCGACTGTTGCTGTACCTGCAACAAAAGCAGCGAAGATAAGGAAAGGAAGTAAAGGGTATTTCTTGATCATATTTAAAATTAAGTTTAAACCATCTTATAAGTAATTTTACTCAACCGTGCCTTTTTGTGGGTCAGTCTAAAGTTTTTCCCTACTCTAATTTTTTAATCATCAAAATAAGAGCATGTGTAGTTTACTAATTCTGAAACCTCTAAACAAAATGAAGAATTTTTGGGGACATTAAAATCCATACCCTCAGTTATTAATGTCCAATCTTTATCACCTGCAATTTTTACATTTAGTTTTCCAGAGTGGATTTCCATGACTTCTCTTGACGCAGTTTTAAATTCATATCCACCCTCCAACATCACTCCTAATGTTTTTTTTGAACCATCTTTAAAAAAAATGTTCCGACTAACAACTTTACCTTCAAAATAAATATTTGCTAATTTATCAACATCTACATTTTGATAGTTATCCATTTAGAAATCCCTGAGTCTAATTTTCTAATCACTAATCATAATCTATAGATGTTGAATTTCATTTATGCACTTGTTATCCCAGTACTGATCTTGGGATTGCTTTATCTATTCATCATTGAAAATAATGGTCTTCCAGATTGGATGGAGCGTGTCTCAAGAAATAGTGGTTCCGTTTGGACTTATGGAATTATTGCCATCGCCCTAGTTGGAATTCTTAGATATCTGATTCGATGACTAAGCAGCAGCATCACTTATCTGATGTTCCATTAGTTCCCAATCTTGAGTTAAGAGTCCATGCCAAGTTTCTATAGCAGAATCGAGATGAAGTCTTCTTGAATTTTTTAATTTGGTTGAAGTGCCTCCCTTTGCTTACAGAATTATTGTTTAGTTGATTATCTTTAGAAGTATCTGAATTGCTCTTATGGCAAGAACTGAAAATGATCTTGATATCTACTATGCAGTAGGAAATGCCAATACTTCTAGGCAGGAAACTGAAATTGGAGAAATCATCAAAAAAAGAAATTCATTGGGATGGAAATTAGTTTCTACCAGTACTGCTGTTGTTGATACGAGCAAACAATTCTCGAACCTCTATCTTTTTTGGGAAAAACAATATGAGTAAGAGAAAAGAGAATTTCAATGTGACACAGGGCATGACCTTGTTACTTCTTAAAAAACTTTCATTGCCTGCAAACCTAGTTTTTCAACTAATTCTCTTTATTACTGATCCTGAAAACAATATTGGGTATGAAGATTAATAGGCACAAAAAAACCGCCCAGTTCTGTTAGGGCGGTTTCTTCGTGAGATCAGGCGTAAGTGTTTCCTTGTTTCCACTACGGAGGATCTCGACTCCTCACATGTAGAACTTACCGGAACGGGATTAGTAATAAACCTCTAGCAGGTGGGTTTGAAGATTGGCACATCGATTGAAGGCACTAAAAAAGCACCCTATTGGATGCTCATTCAGCACAGAACTATGTGTGAGGAGTTGTTCTGTGTCTCTATTCTTGTATACGAAGACGAAGATAGCAATAGCACAAATATTTTCTTGAAAATTGGTGTTCCAAAAAGGGGACGGTAATCAAACTTAGAGAATGTTCACTTTGATATTATTGAAAATCCAGGATAAAAGAGTTTTAGTGTTCCAATAAGACTGTTTGGTTGGTAAAATAATGACATATGCAATTCAATAAGAAACACCATAGTTTATGGAACAGATGAAAACACAAACAAAGTTCCAAAGAAAAAAACCACTATTCAGAGATAGACCTGAATACAAGTGCATTGGATATGCGCGCCAAAGTACGAATAAACAAATCTCTATTGGCGCTCAAGTTGAAGAGTTGAAAAAGGCAGGTTGCGTTGTTGTATTCCAAGAGACTGTCTCAAGTGCGGACAAAGCAAGACCACAATTCGAGGCAGCATTAAGAACCCTTGAAGAGGGAGATGAAATCGTATTCACCAAGTTGGATAGAGGTTTTAGAAATCAGAGGCAATGCATCAATACCCTCCATGACCTTCAAGAAAAAGGGATCCATGTAAGAACAACAGATGGAATGATCAACACCAGAGCACTGGGAAAATTTGCTCCAATTATGATTGGTCTTTTAAGTGGAATCGGAGAAGTTGAGCGTCAAATGGTGATTGAGAGAACGCAAGAATCGATTAACCACAGAAGAGAGACAGGAGGAAATCTTGGCGGAAGACCAAAGACAAACAACGAGAAAGAAGGTTTGGTATTGCGTCTAAGAGAGGAAGGTTGTTCTTACAGATCAATCAGGAAACAAACTGGACTTGCTTTATCAACCATTAGAAGAATTATTGTTGAGCAAGATGTGGTGATAGAAGTATGACCAAAGAGACAGAAATAATGAATGCAATGGATGAATGCGTGGTGAATGCTTGCGAGCGAATGAAAACTCTTAACCCTCAAGAGAGGTTCCACCTTTTGTGTGAGATGGGTGAGTGGATGTATAACCCTCTTTCTGAAGAGATAGAAGACGTATTGATGGTTCCTAATTTTGGAGAGAAGGAAACGGCATGACCGACAAAAACGTAGGGGGACTATCTGATTACATTGTCTTGAAGAAAGAGAAGGAAGTTGTTTTTTATTTGCATAATCCCTATCCAGATTGCTTGGAAATTCCAGCAATCATGAAGCAAAGATTCCCTGATGACTACAAATCAATAGTTACCAGTTCATTAGAGGAGTTCAAGAAATACAGAGGACAGGTGTGATGACTCTTCCTCCTCACTTCATAGATGAAAAGAAGAAAGAAGTGGTCTTTCATCTCAAAGGAACCTTTCCAGTTCAGTTAGAAATTCCTACTTGGATGCAATCTTTTCCAGAAGGTTTTAAGGGGGTTACTTGTCGCTGTGAAGAAACCTTCTACAAGTTGAGAGCGAAAGTAAATGAAGGTTGAACTTACTTATTGCCAAGGAGGTAAGACATGGAAAGAAACAGTCCATGCCAACAACGTGACTGATGCAAAAAAATAGGAGAGGCACGAAACCCCTCCATAAAAATCATTGCTGCTAATCCTTTGCCTTAATACTTCTTCTATGCAACTGCCTTATGCTTATCCCATAAATTCTGGATATCGTCAGGGTGAGGGCAGCAATGAATATTGCCTTTCTTGTCTCCAACAAGTATCCATTTTTTTCCATTAGATAAACCAATCCCAATAGTAGATATAATTTCATCTACTTGTTTCTTACTAAATAAATTTAAAAGTAGGTCTATTCCTTCATCAATATAAGGTTCTTTGATATCCCAAGTTCCTAAAGTTAGTTTATTTACATCTATACCAAGATCCATAGATTGATCTGATTTCTCCCAATCAGATAAGGTCTTTGACATTGGTGAATCTCCAATAACACATGCTATTTGGGTTTGACTTTGATTAAGAATTACTGATATATTTCCCATCTCACTTCTTGATTGTTTTTCGGGAAGAATAGCGAAACGAAGTAAGTAATGGTAATCATTAGTTAGACACATGAAAACACTATTGTGAATATTTCCTTGCGTATCAGAATCTACCAAAGACAACATTTTTTTATTCTTCTCACGAAGATTTTTTACCTCATGCAAGTTTCCTTTTGGCATAGTTAAATTAGATAAAGTTGGATAAAATTAGTAAAATTAATCCTCACAATTGAGTCCAATATTTAAAAGATAAATTATGAGGTGATTATATTTTGATTGACAAGTCGCTGAAGTAGTCTGACTGTGCTTAAGATGCCCCTAGCAGGGTCTTATTTTATTCAATTTGTATTGAAGAGGAATTACTTAGTTCATCCCTGTTTCAATACTTACATTATAACATGAAAATTGTTTTAAGGGCACTAAATTGGGTCAATTATGAATGTGGTATCCCTTTTTATAGCAACTAGTTTAAACCTTTTGTCTATAATTTTTAATATCATAATCTTACTGATATTGACTAAGTATATTTTTCATCATAACTAATCTATAAAGTGTTCCAGTCTGCAAGAAAAAATCTCAACCAGAAAAATTCTATTAATAAGAATTAGAATATATAATTGTTAGGAAAAGTTAATAATTGGTACGCTTTAAATACTTTATTTGTATAAATATTTCTGTTAGGTTTCAAGGGTTGTTCTAAAGACTTATAACTTAAACAACTAATAACCATGAGCGAAGCGAATCATTCCCGAAGGGAATGGATTTAAAAGCATTAAATAAATAATATTGAGTTCTTTCTTTCTCGTGATCTTGGATAGCAGTTTATAAAGACGAATGAATTCAAGATCAATATCAATACAACGCAATTAAGACACATTTACGACCAATGTTTAATCCAGTATCTAATCAATTCCATATCACTTATAAAAAGCGTGAGGTTCCGATCTTGATCCCCATCGAACGACAGTTGTGTAAGGAGATGGGACTTACAAGAAGCGACCTACACAAGAATGCAATTAAACGCTTGTGGAACTCAAGGCAAGAAAAGCAACTGAAATTGGTATGAGAGAACAATGAAGCAAGTAAAAGTAAATCCTGTGAGATATCAAATGCTTACTGAACTAGCAAAGGGAAGCAGAATGAATATTGAGAATTATCTGGGCGAACTTATTGATTCGATCTATGCAAAGAAAAAGTGAACTGATAATTGCCTTTGGTTTTGTCTTTTGATCTTCTAATTAGTTGCTTCGGCAGAACCCATTCCCTTTGTACTGAGCACCAGAAGGGCAAGATGTTCCGCTAGATCCACCACCACGTAAAAATTGTTTGTAATCGTTTGATTTGCAGAATCCATTCCCTTTGTACTGACTTCCGGAGGGACAAGCAGTTCCACTGTTCCCACCACCACGGAAGAACTGTTTCCCGTCAGATGAACTGCAAAATCCATTTCCTTTGTATTGACTTCCAGATGGACAGGCAGTGCCACTAGAACCTCCTCCTCTGAAAACTTGAGCAGAAGCAGAAGTTCCCAGAAAACTTGCGATAAGGATTAAGGGAAGAAAATATTTTTTCATTGGTTAATTCTTCAGACTTTCACCCAATCTAATCCTGAGTTTGCTTATAAATTCTTGGGGAACTTTTGGAGATTTTGGGGAACTTTTTTGGGGAACTTTTGGATATTTCTGAGGAACTTTTAGGGAACTTTGATTTTGAATTTTTGGTGTATCCTGATATTCCCTGATGGTCTCCTTTCGGAACTTCCCTCTGATTGCAACGACTTGGCATTAAAAAAGAGACCTCAAGAGGTCTCTTGATTGCGATTAAATCTCTTTGATGTCCCTCCGACGATGCCCTCGTCGGGACTTGAACCCGAGACCTCTCCCTTACCAAGGGAGTGCTCTACCGCTGAGCTACAAGGGCTTGTGGAAAGATGGGCCGGGTTGGATTTGAACCAACGTAGGCGTAGCCAGCGGATTTACAGTCCGCCCCCATTAACCACTCGGGCACCGACCCGATCCACTTGATGAGATTAACAGTAAACGGTGCCACTTTTTTCGAATTTGTTGGTCCTTTGAGGTTGGAATCGATACGATCATGAAAGATATTTAATTTGTAAGGAATATGGATCTTTTACTTATCAATGGTCCGAATTTAAATCTTGTTGGAAGAAGGGAACCATCTATATACGGATCGCAAACTTTAGAAGATATTCAAGAAGAGTTATTGACTTTAGCTAATAAACTTGATGCAAGGCTGAAATTTTTTCAGAGTAATTCAGAGGGGGAGATGATTGATTGCATTCAAAAAAGTGTTGGTTCAATTGACGGAATTTTAATTAACGCAGGTGCTTATACACATACCTCTATTGCTCTAAGAGATGCTTTATTAGGAGTTGCCATTCCTTATGTAGAAGTACATTTAAGTAACATTTATTCTAGGGAAGAATTTCGACATAAATCATTCCTTTCAGATAAAGCATTGGGTTTGGTTTGCGGCTTTGGATCAAATAGTTATCAACTTGCTTTAAAGGGGATGGTTTCTTATTTAAAGAGTGCCTGAGGAGCTTATGGATAATTCAAAATCTCAAGTTTTTGGTCAATCAAAGATTCGTTGGTTAATAAATAAAACTAGTGAAGATTGGATAGATCTTGCAATTTCTAATCCAATGGAAATACTTTTGGACCATGCACATTGTGAGAGAAAGGCTGCTGGTGTAGCGCTGCAACTTATGTTTCGTTATGTAAGTGAACCTGGACTTTCAGAGGTCTTAAGCCCTTTAGCAAGAGAGGAGCTTGAACATTTTGAGAGGGTTGTGTCTATTTTAAATGCGCGTGGAAAAAAACTTCAAAAATTAGCCTCACCTCCCTATGGAGCAATTATGGCAAAAAATATTTGTAAAGATGAACCATTTCGAATGTTGGATAGCTTTCTAGTAGCGGGACTTATTGAGGCAAGGAGTCATGAAAGAATGAAATTATTGTCTATACATTCTCCTGATATTGAACTTCGGAATTTATACGCTGACTTACTAATAAGTGAGGCTAGGCATTTTGGAATTTATTGGAAGTTGGCAGATGAACGTTTTGATCGAAATATTCTGACTTCTAGGTTAGAAGAATTAGCTAAGGTTGAATCTGATGCTTTATTGGAAATGCATCATGCGCCAAGAATGCACAGTTAATTATCTCTTTTAAGTAGACAGATGTTACCCAATTAAATGAAAATTTTGACTATTACTGGCTTAGGCCCAGGTGATCCCTCTTTATTAACTTTGGCAGCAGTTGATGCAATTCAAGAATCAACAGTTGTTTCTTATCCTGTCTCGACTAGGGGCGGAGATAGTCTTGCTGAAAAAATTGCTTCAAAATGGATAACCAAAGATAAAAAAAAATTGCCTTTGCATTTTCCCATGGTTAAAGATCAGAGCACTTTAAAAAGTGCATGGCGAGTTGCTGGGAATGAATTAATGAAGATGGTTGAGAAAGGTGAAAGAGTCGTTTTCCTTGCTCAAGGAGATATATCGCTTTTTTCGACAGGCTCTTATCTTTCAAAAGAGTTAGAAAAACATCATCCAGAGTGCCTTGTTAAATTAATTCCAGGTGTTACATCTTTTTCTGCAGCTGCCGCGAAAAGTAAATTACCACTGGCTTTTCAAGAGGAACAATTACTTGTATTGCCTGTGCCCTCCTCATCTGAGGAGCTAAAGGTTATGTTGTCTGATGCAGCGTTAAAGAAAAGGGTAGTTGTTTTGCTCAAACTTGGTAAAAATTGGGAATGGGTCAAACCTTTGCTTGAAGAACTTGATTTAATTAAACAGTCAGTATTCGCAGAAAGAATAGGATTTTCAGATCAAAAAATCCTTAGGGCATCTGAGCTCTCCTCGGGCACTAGGCCATATTTTTCTTTACTATTGATACGACAAAGTTGGCCTTTCATAATGCCTTAAAATTTTTAGTTCAATTTAATAAGTTCATCTTCGAGTAGTTTTATTGCCTCTGTTGGAGTGCTTGCCCTAACTAGTTTATGGCGAAGAGTAGAGGCTCCTTGAAATCCCCTACAAGTCCAATTCATATGTTTCCTAGCAATCAAAAGCCCATGATCACCTCTCTTTGAAACTAATAATTTTAAGTGTTCTAAAGATAAACTGACTTTCATCTTTGCATCAGGTGGTTTAAAAGTTTTTTGATTTTTAATTTCTTCATCAATTTGCCCAACCAGCCATGGTGAGCCCATACTTGCTCTTCCTATCATCACTCCATCGGCATTAGTAATCTTTAGGCATTCAATAGCATCTTGTGAGTTTTTAATATCACCATTAGCAATGACAGGTATATCTAATGACTTTTTGATTTTTGAAATAGCTTCCCAGTTTGCGTACCCAGAAAATCCTTGCCTTCTCGTTCGTCCATGAACAGTTATGAGTTGTGCGCCAGCCTCCTGTAGTCCTAAAGCAAAAGATACTGGATTACTTGTGGTTTCACACCAGCCCAACCTTATTTTTACTGTTACTGGAATTGATATGGCTTTTGAAACCTTTTTGACGATTAATTGAGCAAGTTCTGGTTCTTTTAATAGAGCACTTCCGCCTCCTTTCCTGGCAATTTTTTTTACTGGGCAGCCCATATTGATATCTATAAGAAATGCACCAGATGACTCGGCTTTTATGGCAGCATCTATCATTGAATCTGGCCTATGGTCAAAAAGTTGAACACCAATTGGTCCACTCTCTTCTGAAAGCTCAATTACCTTCTCTTCACCATGACCTAATTCAAGACTTTTAGCATTTACCATTTCGGTAAAAAGTAAAGCTTTTGGAGACCATCTTCGAACAAACTTCCTGAAAATTTGATCGCTTACACCTGCAAGTGGGGACTGAATAACCGGACACTCTAAAGATCTAGAAGTCCCATTACCTGATAAAAAAATGGGAGATAACTCTTTCATCTATAAAAAAGATTGGATTTATTTAACTCATTACAAAAAAACAAAGTTTTATTTGTTTCGCTGGTTTCTGAAAATAAGCAAAAAATACTTATTGATGCTTTTAAGGAAATTGGTATTTGAAGAAAAGCTATCAAAAGAAGAAGTATTGCTATTAAAGATGGTTTGTTAGTTAATGAATCCCTTTGCCTTTGGGTGAATCTTTTTAGGGAAGTTTGATTTCTAAATTTCATTTTGGAATCGAACTCTTTGCTCTTACTTGTAGTATGAAGAATTAATCTTGATTCTGACCTATAAAGGGTAAATAATCTTATGAAAGGTAGAGAAATTTGGCGCTACCAATAGTCGCAATAATTGGACGCCCAAATGTTGGGAAATCTACATTGGTCAATCGCTTATGTCAGAGCAGAGAGGCCATTGTTCATGATGAGCCAGGGGTAACTCGAGATCGAACTTATCAAGATGGATTTTGGAGGGATAGAGATTTTAAAGTTGTAGATACTGGAGGTCTGGTTTTTGATGATGATAGTGAGTTCCTTCCTGAAATTAGAGAGCAAGCTAATCTTGCGCTTGAAGAAGCCGTAGTTGCATTAGTAATTGTTGATGGCCAGGAGGGCGTTACTACTGCTGATGAATCGATTGCGGAATTTTTAAGGTCTCATTCCTGTCAAACACTTGTGGTGGTTAATAAATGTGAATCTCCCGAACAAGGCTTGGCAATGGCAGCTGAATTTTGGAAGCTTGGTCTTGGTGAGCCCTATCCAATTTCTGCCATACATGGTGTAGGAACAGGTGATCTGCTTGATCATGTAATCACTTTGTTTCCCTCTAAAGATTTAGATGAAGTCAATGATTCTCCTATTCAATTAGCTATTATTGGGAGACCTAATGTAGGGAAGTCAAGTCTTCTTAATTCTATTTGTGGAGAGACAAGAGCAATTGTTAGTTCGATTAGGGGTACGACTCGAGATACTATTGATACTCGAATTACTCATCAGGATAAGCAATGGAAATTAGTTGATACAGCGGGAATACGTAGACGTAGAAGTGTTAATTATGGCCCAGAATTTTTTGGTATTAATCGCAGTTTTAAGGCAATAGAAAGGAGTGATGTTTGTGTTTTGGTTATAGATGCTTTGGATGGCGTCACAGAACAAGATCAGAGGCTTGCAGGTAGAATTGAGCAGGAAGGAAGAGCTTGTTTGATCGTCATTAATAAATGGGATGCTGTCGAGAAAGATAGTCATACAATGTCTGCAATGGAAAAAGACATTCGTGCAAAACTATATTTTCTCGACTGGGCCGAGATGATTTTTACGTCTGCACTTACGGGACAAAGAGTAGAAGGCATTTTTGCATTAGCAACTTTGGCTGTTGATCAGAATAGAAGGAGGATCAGTACGTCAGTTGTTAATGAGGTGCTGACAGAGGCATTAAAATGGAGAAGTCCTCCTACTACGAGAGGTGGAAAACAAGGACGTCTTTATTACGGTACTCAAGTGGCTATTAATCCTCCAAGTTTTACTCTGTTTGTGAATGATCCTAAATTGTTTGGCGAAACTTATCGAAGATATATTGAGAGACAAATTAGAGAGGGACTAGGCTTTGAAGGAACTCCCATAAAATTGTTTTGGAGAGGGAAGCAGCAGCGCGATGTTGAAAAAGATTTGGCTCGCCAACAGCAAGGATCCAGAAAATAGTAGTTTTTTATGGACTGGCTAAAAAAGATTCCGATAGGTCAATATGTCTCTGGCAAATCAAGCTGGCTTCGCCGAATTGATCCTCGGATCAAACTCTCCTGGATCCTTTTGTTTTTAATAACCCCAATTTTAGCAAACTCCATCTGGAGGATTTCAACAGCTTGTGTTCTTTTATTAATTACATTTCTTAGTTTGTTGCCACCACGTATTTGGTGGCGATCTTTGGTGTTTTTATTAGCTTTTTCCTTGATTATTGGATTCTTGTCGATTGTTTTACCTGCGAGTGAAATATCAAGTGAATTGTCTATAAGGGCACCCGATGAAATACCAGGAACAACTGTTTTAGCACAATCATGGGAGATTTTCAGGTTTGGACCATTTAACAT
The sequence above is drawn from the Prochlorococcus marinus str. MIT 1013 genome and encodes:
- a CDS encoding pyrimidine/purine nucleoside phosphorylase, which gives rise to MDNYQNVDVDKLANIYFEGKVVSRNIFFKDGSKKTLGVMLEGGYEFKTASREVMEIHSGKLNVKIAGDKDWTLITEGMDFNVPKNSSFCLEVSELVNYTCSYFDD
- the aroQ gene encoding type II 3-dehydroquinate dehydratase; amino-acid sequence: MDLLLINGPNLNLVGRREPSIYGSQTLEDIQEELLTLANKLDARLKFFQSNSEGEMIDCIQKSVGSIDGILINAGAYTHTSIALRDALLGVAIPYVEVHLSNIYSREEFRHKSFLSDKALGLVCGFGSNSYQLALKGMVSYLKSA
- a CDS encoding recombinase family protein is translated as MKTQTKFQRKKPLFRDRPEYKCIGYARQSTNKQISIGAQVEELKKAGCVVVFQETVSSADKARPQFEAALRTLEEGDEIVFTKLDRGFRNQRQCINTLHDLQEKGIHVRTTDGMINTRALGKFAPIMIGLLSGIGEVERQMVIERTQESINHRRETGGNLGGRPKTNNEKEGLVLRLREEGCSYRSIRKQTGLALSTIRRIIVEQDVVIEV
- the dusB gene encoding tRNA dihydrouridine synthase DusB, giving the protein MKELSPIFLSGNGTSRSLECPVIQSPLAGVSDQIFRKFVRRWSPKALLFTEMVNAKSLELGHGEEKVIELSEESGPIGVQLFDHRPDSMIDAAIKAESSGAFLIDINMGCPVKKIARKGGGSALLKEPELAQLIVKKVSKAISIPVTVKIRLGWCETTSNPVSFALGLQEAGAQLITVHGRTRRQGFSGYANWEAISKIKKSLDIPVIANGDIKNSQDAIECLKITNADGVMIGRASMGSPWLVGQIDEEIKNQKTFKPPDAKMKVSLSLEHLKLLVSKRGDHGLLIARKHMNWTCRGFQGASTLRHKLVRASTPTEAIKLLEDELIKLN
- the cobI gene encoding precorrin-2 C(20)-methyltransferase, with the translated sequence MKILTITGLGPGDPSLLTLAAVDAIQESTVVSYPVSTRGGDSLAEKIASKWITKDKKKLPLHFPMVKDQSTLKSAWRVAGNELMKMVEKGERVVFLAQGDISLFSTGSYLSKELEKHHPECLVKLIPGVTSFSAAAAKSKLPLAFQEEQLLVLPVPSSSEELKVMLSDAALKKRVVVLLKLGKNWEWVKPLLEELDLIKQSVFAERIGFSDQKILRASELSSGTRPYFSLLLIRQSWPFIMP
- the der gene encoding ribosome biogenesis GTPase Der codes for the protein MALPIVAIIGRPNVGKSTLVNRLCQSREAIVHDEPGVTRDRTYQDGFWRDRDFKVVDTGGLVFDDDSEFLPEIREQANLALEEAVVALVIVDGQEGVTTADESIAEFLRSHSCQTLVVVNKCESPEQGLAMAAEFWKLGLGEPYPISAIHGVGTGDLLDHVITLFPSKDLDEVNDSPIQLAIIGRPNVGKSSLLNSICGETRAIVSSIRGTTRDTIDTRITHQDKQWKLVDTAGIRRRRSVNYGPEFFGINRSFKAIERSDVCVLVIDALDGVTEQDQRLAGRIEQEGRACLIVINKWDAVEKDSHTMSAMEKDIRAKLYFLDWAEMIFTSALTGQRVEGIFALATLAVDQNRRRISTSVVNEVLTEALKWRSPPTTRGGKQGRLYYGTQVAINPPSFTLFVNDPKLFGETYRRYIERQIREGLGFEGTPIKLFWRGKQQRDVEKDLARQQQGSRK
- a CDS encoding tRNA-(ms[2]io[6]A)-hydroxylase — translated: MDNSKSQVFGQSKIRWLINKTSEDWIDLAISNPMEILLDHAHCERKAAGVALQLMFRYVSEPGLSEVLSPLAREELEHFERVVSILNARGKKLQKLASPPYGAIMAKNICKDEPFRMLDSFLVAGLIEARSHERMKLLSIHSPDIELRNLYADLLISEARHFGIYWKLADERFDRNILTSRLEELAKVESDALLEMHHAPRMHS